A portion of the Apteryx mantelli isolate bAptMan1 unplaced genomic scaffold, bAptMan1.hap1 HAP1_SCAFFOLD_40, whole genome shotgun sequence genome contains these proteins:
- the LOC136996524 gene encoding olfactory receptor 12D1-like: MDNQTEVRKFILLGLTSLQGLQKFLFMLFLLLYLSTLLGNMAIMIVVICEPRLHTPMYFFLCNLSCLDIFFSTVTMPKMLAGFLSGHQDISYTGCLSQLHFSYFAGTSEALLLAVMAYDRFMAICYPLRYTLIMSPRACLQLAAGTWTTGFLHALMHTVMTSRLHFCGPNHIQHYFCDIKPMVRLACSSSQLNLTLLNIITGSLAIGPFVFILFSYLYIFSFLRLKVQSKEGRRKAFSTCISHLTVVALFYVPVIFNYVPPSLGNSPRWTMIATLMYNVVTPVLNPLIYTLRNVEVKRA, encoded by the coding sequence atggataaccagacagaggtgaggaagttcatcctccttggcctgaccagccttcaagggctacagaaattcctgttcatgctgttcttactgctgtacctgtctaccctgctggggaatatggcaatcatgattgTGGTGATATGTGAACCCcggctacacacccccatgtattttttcctctgtaacctCTCCTGCctagatattttcttctccacagttaccatgcccaagatgctggctgggttccTCTCAGGGCACCAGGACATTTCctacactggctgcctaagccagctccacttctcCTACTTCGCAGGAACCAGCGAAgctttgcttctggctgtcatggcctatgatcgctttatGGCCATCTGCTaccccctgcgctacaccctgatcatgagcccacgggcctgcctgcagctggctgcaggcacttggactactggcttccttcatgctctgatgcacacagtcatgacctcccggctccatttctgtggccccaaccacatccaaCACTACTTCTGCGACATCAAGCCCATGGTGAGACTGGCCTGCAGtagcagccagctcaacctgaCCCTTCTCAACATCATCACAGGGAGTCTTGCTATAGGCCCCTTTGTCTTCATACTCTTTTCTtacctatacattttttccttcctccgactgaaagtccagtccaaggagggaaggaggaaagccttctccacttgcatctcccatctcacagtagtggccttattctatgtccctgttatttttaactatgtgccaccttcctTAGGGAATTCACCCAGGTGGACAATGATAGCCACACTTATGTATAATGTTGTCACgccagtcctcaatcctttgatctacaccctgaggaatgtggaggtgaagcgtgcc